From the Lolium rigidum isolate FL_2022 chromosome 2, APGP_CSIRO_Lrig_0.1, whole genome shotgun sequence genome, one window contains:
- the LOC124687934 gene encoding meiosis-specific protein PAIR2 isoform X1 translates to MVMAQKTKEAEITEQDSLLLTRNLLRIAIYNISYIRGLFPEKYFNDKSVPALEMKIKKLMPMDDESRRLIDWMEKGVYDALQKKYLKTLLFCICEKEEGPMIEEYTFSFTYPSKGEDVSMNLSRTGSKKNSATFKSNAAEVTPDEMRSSACKMIRTLVSLMRTLDQMPDERTILMKLLYYDDVTPEDYEPPFFKGCVDNEAINIWNKNPLKMEVGSVNSKHLVLALKVKSVLDPCEANDGNSEDDNMSLGHESDEDDDSSDTEVRPSEGDRYVVAPNDGNCKGQSGSVSEEDTQDPAHEEAITAQVTEWICSRDISNVHASDVLSNFPDISMEMVEDILEKLLKDGLLSRASKDSYAVNKITDPRTPHIKKEVLMQDVSPHEGTKSNNVDTMYMKALYHALPMDYVTIAKLQGKLDGEANQSTVRKLIDKMVQDGYVKNSGNRRLGKAVIHSEASNRKLLEIKKILEVDFDKELPTDTNPGGAEFERRDHPMTDQEMKDGSTNGCFHSVGSDLTRTRELPEAEQNMSTQKDPSRTPTSIREPATSLESGVLGQRTRKPLAGGDVSQCNQQAKRAKKASMAKEPILQYVKRQKTLVQ, encoded by the exons ATG GTGATGGCTCAGAAGACCAAGGAGGCGGAGATCACGGAGCAGGACTCGCTGCTTCTA ACAAGGAATTTGCTCCGGATTGCTATATACAACATCAGCTACATCAGAGGCTTATTCCCTGAGAAGTACTTCAATGATAAGTCTGTTCCGGCTCTAG AGATGAAGATTAAGAAGCTGATGCCCATGGATGATGAGTCAAGGAGGTTGATTGATTGGATGGAGAAAG GTGTCTATGATGCTTTACAAAAGAAATATCTCAAGACCCTTCTGTTTTGCATATGTGAGAAGGAAGAAGGCCCAATGATTGAGGAGTATACCT TCTCATTTACCTACCCCTCGAAGGGTGAGGATGTTTCAATGAACTTGAGTCGCACAGGGAGCAAGAAGAACAGTGCCACATTCAAATCAAACGCAGCAGAGGTCACTCCTGATGAGATGAG GAGTTCTGCTTGTAAGATGATCAGAACGCTGGTTTCACTTATGAGGACCTTGGACCAAATGCCAGACGAG CGAACCATTCTAATGAAGCTGCTATACTATGATGATGTAACA CCTGAGGATTACGAGCCTCCCTTTTTCAAGGGCTGTGTTGACAATGAGGCCATAAATATATGGAACAAGAACCCCTTGAAGATGGAAGTGGGGAGTGTCAATAGCAAGCATCTTGTGTTAGCTCTGAAG GTTAAGAGTGTCCTTGACCCTTGTGAAGCTAACGATGGTAACAGTGAAGATGACAACATGAGCTTGGGTCATGagtctgatgaagatgatgactctTCTGACACTGAG GTTCGCCCATCGGAAGGGGATCGTTACGTTGTTGCTCCTAATG ATGGAAATTGCAAAGGTCAAAGTGGTTCAGTTTCAGAAG AGGATACTCAAGATCCTGCTCACGAGGAAGCGATAACAGCTCAAGTAACAGAATGGATATGCTCAAGAGACATCAGTAATGTCCATGCTTCAGATGTCCTTTCTAACTTCCCTGACATATCAATG GAAATGGTGGAAG ATATTCTGGAGAAGCTACTTAAAGATGGTTTACTTTCCAGGGCAAGCAAGGATAGTTATGCTGTTAACAAG ATTACTGATCCCAGAACTCCACATATAAAGAAAGAGGTCCTGATGCAAGATGTTTCACCTCATGAAGGAACTAAAAGCAACAATGTTGATACGATGTATATGAAG GCATTGTACCATGCACTTCCAATGGATTATGTGACCATAGCCAAGCTTCAGGGAAAGCTAGACGGGGAAGCCAACCAGAGCACAGTCCGGAAGTTAATTGACAAAATGGTGCAAGATGGATACGTTAAGAATTCAGGCAACCGAAGATTAG GCAAAGCTGTGATTCACTCTGAAGCCTCCAACAGAAAGCTCCTTGAGATAAAAAAGATACTGGAAGTTGATTTTGACAAAGAATTG CCCACTGATACCAACCCAGGAGGTGCTGAGTTTGAACGCAGAGACCACCCTATGACTG ACCAAGAAATGAAAGATGGCTCGACAAACGGCTGCTTCCACTCTGTCGGATCTGATCTTACACGCACTCGGGAGCTACCGGAGGCAGAGCAGAATATGTCCACGCAGAAGGACCCCAGCAGGACTCCGACCAGCATTCGCGAG CCGGCTACATCCCTGGAGAGTGGGGTGCTTGGACAGAGGACCAGAAAGCCCTTGGCTGGCGGGGACGTGTCGCAGTGCAACCAGCAAGCAAAGCGAGCCAAGAAGGCCAGCATG GCCAAGGAGCCGATCCTCCAGTACGTGAAGCGCCAGAAGACCCTTGTTCAGTGA
- the LOC124687935 gene encoding sucrose transport protein SUT5-like produces MEEGRSDPNPKEAGKVGSALFVDMEKVRQMEGSGENNVDGPKKVSSLLRLFMACMVSGGIQYGWALQLSLLSPYSQTLGIPHQYVSLTWICGPIAGFVVQPIVGYYSDRCTAKMGRRRPFILVGCLIICLSVMLIGFSADIGRRLGDTKEHCSATTGPRWAAAAVYIVGFWFLDFANNTVQGPARAMMADLSAGNHGPNVGQAIFCLWMAIGNILGYTAGANGKWHEWFPWLKTAACCDACANLKGAFLTAVILIAISMTVTLLLADEKKLDKADVEAASGRGCCSAFGDLFKSLKNLPPAMFKVLAVTAVTWLAWFPFLQYDTDWMGREIYHGVPQGPKQDIYDAGVREGAIGLLLCSVCLAVSSFLIPKLCRKLTSKVVWSISNFMVFGIMTAMVVVGLISTKGYNTSYTDSLTGPDPKLKAAALTLFALIGIPQAVLFSIPWAIASEVVANEDGGQGLAIGVLNIAIVVPQLIIALTAGPIDKAFGKDNTPAFGIGGAFAFICAILALVLLPKTRGTSSAVIGGGH; encoded by the exons ATGGAGGAAGGCCGGAGCGATCCCAATCCCAAGGAGGCCGGCAAGGTCGGGTCGGCCTTGTTCGTGGACATGGAGAAGGTCCGCCAGATGGAGGGCTCCGGCGAGAACAATGTCGATGGACCGAAGAAGGTCAGTAGCCTCCTCCGGCTGTTCATGGCCTGCATGGTCTCCGGCGGCATCCAGTACGGCTGGGCGCTGCAGCTGTCCCTGCTCTCACCCTACTCCCAG ACTCTTGGGATTCCTCACCAGTACGTTTCTTTGACTTGGATCTGCGGACCGATAGCTGGATTTGTG GTTCAACCCATCGTGGGGTACTACAGCGACCGGTGCACGGCGAAGATGGGCCGGAGGCGGCCTTTCATCCTCGTCGGATGCCTCATCATCTGCCTATCC GTGATGCTCATCGGCTTCTCGGCGGACATTGGGCGGCGCCTCGGCGACACCAAGGAGCACTGCAG cgcgaccacgggtcctcgttgGGCTGCTGCCGCGGTGTACATCGTTGGCTTCTGGTTCCTCGACTTCGCCAACAACACCGTCCAGGGTCCTGCTCGTGCTATGATGGCCGATCTATCTG CTGGAAACCATGGCCCCAATGTCGGTCAGGCCATCTTCTGCTTGTGGATGGCTATCGGCAACATCCTCGGCTACACGGCCGGCGCCAACGGGAAATGGCACGA GTGGTTCCCCTGGCTGAAAACTGCGGCGTGCTGCGACGCTTGCGCAAACCTCAAGGGCGCCTTCCTCACCGCTGTG ATCCTCATCGCCATCAGCATGACGGTGACCTTGTTACTGGCGGACGAGAAGAAGCTCGACAAGGCCGACGTCGAGGCCGCCTCGGGCCGCGGCTGCTGCTCGGCCTTCGGGGACCTCTTCAAGAGCTTGAAGAACCTGCCCCCCGCCATGTTCAAAGTGCTCGCCGTCACGGCCGTCACCTGG CTGGCGTGGTTCCCCTTCCTCCAGTACGACACGGACTGGATGGGCCGGGAGATCTACCACGGCGTGCCGCAGGGCCCCAAGCAGGACATCTACGATGCCGGTGTCCGCGAGGGTGCCATCGGCCTGCTCCTCTGCTCCGTGTGCCTCGCGGTCAGCTCCTTCCTCATCCCCAAGCTGTGCCGCAAGCTCACGTCCAAGGTCGTCTGGTCCATCAGCAACTTCATGGTGTTCGGCATCATGACGGCGATGGTCGTCGTCGGATTGATCTCCACCAAGGGGTACAACACGTCGTACACTGACAGCCTCACCGGGCCCGACCCCAAGCTCAAGGCCGCCGCGCTTACCCTCTTCGCGCTCATTGGGATCCCGCAAGCC GTGCTGTTCAGTATACCGTGGGCTATTGCATCTGAGGTTGTCGCTAATGAGGACGGTGGCCAAGGCCTCGCCATTGGTGTCCTAAACATAGCCATCGTCGTGCCACAG TTGATCATCGCCCTCACCGCTGGTCCGATCGACAAAGCCTTCGGCAAGGACAACACGCCCGCATTCGGCATCGGCGGCGCATTCGCCTTCATCTGCGCTATACTCGCACTCGTCCTGCTCCCCAAGACAAGAGGCACGTCCAGCGCCGTCATCGGCGGTGGGCACTGA
- the LOC124687934 gene encoding meiosis-specific protein PAIR2 isoform X2 yields MVMAQKTKEAEITEQDSLLLTRNLLRIAIYNISYIRGLFPEKYFNDKSVPALEMKIKKLMPMDDESRRLIDWMEKGVYDALQKKYLKTLLFCICEKEEGPMIEEYTFSFTYPSKGEDVSMNLSRTGSKKNSATFKSNAAEVTPDEMRSSACKMIRTLVSLMRTLDQMPDERTILMKLLYYDDVTPEDYEPPFFKGCVDNEAINIWNKNPLKMEVGSVNSKHLVLALKVKSVLDPCEANDGNSEDDNMSLGHESDEDDDSSDTEVRPSEGDRYVVAPNGQSGSVSEEDTQDPAHEEAITAQVTEWICSRDISNVHASDVLSNFPDISMEMVEDILEKLLKDGLLSRASKDSYAVNKITDPRTPHIKKEVLMQDVSPHEGTKSNNVDTMYMKALYHALPMDYVTIAKLQGKLDGEANQSTVRKLIDKMVQDGYVKNSGNRRLGKAVIHSEASNRKLLEIKKILEVDFDKELPTDTNPGGAEFERRDHPMTDQEMKDGSTNGCFHSVGSDLTRTRELPEAEQNMSTQKDPSRTPTSIREPATSLESGVLGQRTRKPLAGGDVSQCNQQAKRAKKASMAKEPILQYVKRQKTLVQ; encoded by the exons ATG GTGATGGCTCAGAAGACCAAGGAGGCGGAGATCACGGAGCAGGACTCGCTGCTTCTA ACAAGGAATTTGCTCCGGATTGCTATATACAACATCAGCTACATCAGAGGCTTATTCCCTGAGAAGTACTTCAATGATAAGTCTGTTCCGGCTCTAG AGATGAAGATTAAGAAGCTGATGCCCATGGATGATGAGTCAAGGAGGTTGATTGATTGGATGGAGAAAG GTGTCTATGATGCTTTACAAAAGAAATATCTCAAGACCCTTCTGTTTTGCATATGTGAGAAGGAAGAAGGCCCAATGATTGAGGAGTATACCT TCTCATTTACCTACCCCTCGAAGGGTGAGGATGTTTCAATGAACTTGAGTCGCACAGGGAGCAAGAAGAACAGTGCCACATTCAAATCAAACGCAGCAGAGGTCACTCCTGATGAGATGAG GAGTTCTGCTTGTAAGATGATCAGAACGCTGGTTTCACTTATGAGGACCTTGGACCAAATGCCAGACGAG CGAACCATTCTAATGAAGCTGCTATACTATGATGATGTAACA CCTGAGGATTACGAGCCTCCCTTTTTCAAGGGCTGTGTTGACAATGAGGCCATAAATATATGGAACAAGAACCCCTTGAAGATGGAAGTGGGGAGTGTCAATAGCAAGCATCTTGTGTTAGCTCTGAAG GTTAAGAGTGTCCTTGACCCTTGTGAAGCTAACGATGGTAACAGTGAAGATGACAACATGAGCTTGGGTCATGagtctgatgaagatgatgactctTCTGACACTGAG GTTCGCCCATCGGAAGGGGATCGTTACGTTGTTGCTCCTAATG GTCAAAGTGGTTCAGTTTCAGAAG AGGATACTCAAGATCCTGCTCACGAGGAAGCGATAACAGCTCAAGTAACAGAATGGATATGCTCAAGAGACATCAGTAATGTCCATGCTTCAGATGTCCTTTCTAACTTCCCTGACATATCAATG GAAATGGTGGAAG ATATTCTGGAGAAGCTACTTAAAGATGGTTTACTTTCCAGGGCAAGCAAGGATAGTTATGCTGTTAACAAG ATTACTGATCCCAGAACTCCACATATAAAGAAAGAGGTCCTGATGCAAGATGTTTCACCTCATGAAGGAACTAAAAGCAACAATGTTGATACGATGTATATGAAG GCATTGTACCATGCACTTCCAATGGATTATGTGACCATAGCCAAGCTTCAGGGAAAGCTAGACGGGGAAGCCAACCAGAGCACAGTCCGGAAGTTAATTGACAAAATGGTGCAAGATGGATACGTTAAGAATTCAGGCAACCGAAGATTAG GCAAAGCTGTGATTCACTCTGAAGCCTCCAACAGAAAGCTCCTTGAGATAAAAAAGATACTGGAAGTTGATTTTGACAAAGAATTG CCCACTGATACCAACCCAGGAGGTGCTGAGTTTGAACGCAGAGACCACCCTATGACTG ACCAAGAAATGAAAGATGGCTCGACAAACGGCTGCTTCCACTCTGTCGGATCTGATCTTACACGCACTCGGGAGCTACCGGAGGCAGAGCAGAATATGTCCACGCAGAAGGACCCCAGCAGGACTCCGACCAGCATTCGCGAG CCGGCTACATCCCTGGAGAGTGGGGTGCTTGGACAGAGGACCAGAAAGCCCTTGGCTGGCGGGGACGTGTCGCAGTGCAACCAGCAAGCAAAGCGAGCCAAGAAGGCCAGCATG GCCAAGGAGCCGATCCTCCAGTACGTGAAGCGCCAGAAGACCCTTGTTCAGTGA
- the LOC124690446 gene encoding transcription termination factor MTEF1, chloroplastic-like — protein sequence MLAHTSLPPLPPPPTPTPTPPARRAAAAAVGGGGGVEFRRKLHFLSAELHLDPFPLLALHPELRSAPLPLLHDSLRLLLSHGLSAGDASRVFAAFPALLTSPPEESLRFLSAAAPLPPPLLRAAVVRSPRLLAASIPDTLSPALHFLRRRISLRRRPLPLAAALLLAFSVDRTLLPKLLFLGEATGLPDPAVCTIIRRAPAILSYGIETNLTPKLKFLADGMGKDPATELTQFPHYFAFSLEGRIRPRHQTLRVRGVQMSIKDMLTISDDEFKERLVDAALSRQRT from the coding sequence ATGCTTGCTCACACGAGCCTTCCGCCGCTGCCCCCACCTCCCACACCAACCCCGACGCCGCCCGcccgccgtgccgccgccgccgcagtcggaggcggtggcggcgtggAGTTCCGCCGCAAGCTCCACTTTCTGTCGGCCGAGCTCCACCTTGACCCATTCCCGCTCCTCGCCCTACATCCAGAGCTCCGCTCGGCGCCGCTCCCGCTCCTCCACGACTCcctgcgcctcctcctctcgcACGGGCTCTCCGCGGGCGACGCCTCCCGCGTCTTCGCGGCCTTCCCGGCGCTCCTCACCTCTCCCCCGGAGGAGTCCCTCCgcttcctctccgccgccgcgccgctgccCCCTCCGCTCCTCCGCGCCGCGGTGGTGCGCTCCCCTCGCCTCCTCGCCGCGTCCATCCCGGACACCCTCAGCCCCGCGCTCCACTTCCTTCGCCGCCGCATCTCCCTGCGCCGGAGACCGctcccgctcgccgccgccctgctcctcgCCTTCTCCGTCGACCGCACCCTCCTCCCCAAGCTCCTGTTCCTCGGCGAAGCCACGGGGCTCCCTGACCCCGCCGTCTGCACCATTATTCGCCGCGCCCCCGCCATCCTCTCCTATGGCATCGAGACCAACCTCACGCCCAAGCtcaagttcctcgccgatggcatGGGCAAGGATCCAGCCACCGAGCTCACCCAGTTCCCGCACTACTTCGCGTTCAGCTTGGAGGGGAGGATCAGGCCGAGGCACCAGACCTTGAGGGTCAGGGGCGTTCAGATGTCAATAAAGGACATGCTCACCATCAGCGACGATGAGTTCAAGGAGCGGCTCGTCGATGCCGCACTGTCGAGGCAGAGGACGTGA
- the LOC124692798 gene encoding beta-1,3-galactosyltransferase GALT1-like, with protein MWTTKQISVAVLITFFSPLVVRYLIVNSPASGESRNQILHANPLAWLSNRADTPVTDPEKTQVVAVAPDASSSLDTGNSSLEGLHWLDTWNHMKQLANISAGLPHATEAINDARTAWENLTTSVQNASSPRTKKERLCPYSIRTMNASKSEGSNFTISIPCGLVAGSSVTVIGTPGSLSGNFWIDLVGTALPGESQKPIIVHYNVRLTGDKLTEGPVIVQNAFTASNGWGYEDRCPCKNSSNATEVDDLERCNSMVGREEKSIMNSTRNTGAKQGGKSSKHFPFKQGYLAIATLRIGLEGIHMSVDGRHITSFAYRAGLEPWFVTEVRISGDFELASAIASGLPTSEDLENSVHLEMLKSAHISDGKDLDLLIGIFSTANNFKRRMVIRRTWMQHDAVRNGTVAVRFFVGLTDIVSAKYLMKTDDDAFVRVHEIQSSVKKLNVSNGLLYGRIESDSSPHRNRDSKWYISPEEWPEEKYPPWAHGPGYVVSEDVARTINTWYKTSCLKMFKLEDVAMGIWVNEMKKGGLPIRYETNERIYIDGCKEGYIVAHYQEPRNMLCMWEKLLRTNQATCCN; from the exons ATGTGGACAACAAAGCAAATCAGTGTTGCAGTTCTGATCACCTTCTTCTCTCCTCTTGTCGTGCGATACTTGATAGTGAACAGCCCCGCATCAGGAGAATCCCGAAATCAAATCCTACATGCCAATCCCCTCGCATGGCTGAGCAACCGAGCCGATACACCGGTAACCGATCCGGAGAAAACACAGGTAGTAGCAGTAGCACCGGATGCTTCAAGCAGCTTGGATACCGGGAATTCCTCTCTTGAAGGATTACACTGGCTAGATACCTGGAATCACATGAAGCAGTTAGCCAACATCTCCGCCGGCCTTCCTCATGCAACCGAAGCAATCAACGATGCAAGAACTGCATGGGAAAACCTGACGACATCAGTTCAGAATGCAAGTTCTCCAAGGACAAAGAAAGAGAGACTATGTCCATATTCAATTCGCACAATGAACGCTTCCAAGTCCGAGGGTAGTAATTTTACCATCAGCATACCTTGCGGGCTTGTTGCAGGTTCTTCTGTAACTGTTATAGGCACTCCTGGTAGCCTCTCTGGTAACTTCTGGATTGATCTTGTTGGGACGGCACTCCCAGGGGAATCCCAAAAACCCATTATAGTGCACTACAATGTCCGTCTAACTGGCGATAAACTTACTGAAGGTCCAGTCATAGTGCAGAACGCCTTCACTGCAAGCAACGGCTGGGGTTATGAGGATCGTTGCCCCTGCAAGAACTCGAGCAATGCAACTGAAG TGGATGACTTGGAGCGATGTAATTCCATGGTGGGTAGAGAAGAAAAGAGCATAATGAACTCAACACGTAATACTGGTGCCAAGCAAGGTGGAAAATCAAGCAAACATTTTCCATTTAAGCAGGGATACCTTGCTATTGCAACTCTCCGTATAGGACTCGAAGGAATCCATATGTCAGTTGATGGGAGACATATTACTTCATTTGCATATAGAGCG GGCTTGGAACCTTGGTTTGTTACTGAAGTGAGAATTTCTGGTGATTTTGAGCTAGCAAGTGCAATTGCAAGCGGCTTGCCCACATCAGAAGATTTGGAGAATAGCGTCCATCTTGAAATGTTGAAGTCAGCACATATTTCAGATGGCAAAGATCTCGACCTTCTGATTGGCATATTTTCAACAGCAAACAACTTCAAGCGTAGAATGGTGATTCGAAGAACATGGATGCAACATGATGCTGTGCGTAATGGAACGGTAGCAGTCCGTTTTTTTGTTGGCCTG ACCGACATTGTATCAGCAAAGTATCTGATGAAAACAGATGATGATGCTTTCGTTCGGGTACACGAAATCCAGTCATCAGTAAAAAAGCTGAATGTCAGTAACGGTCTGCTTTATGGTCGCATCGAATCTGACTCAAGCCCTCACAGAAATCGTGACAGCAAATGGTACATAAGCCCAGAG GAATGGCCTGAAGAGAAATACCCACCATGGGCTCATGGACCAGGATACGTGGTTTCAGAAGATGTTGCAAGGACAATTAACACTTGGTATAAAACAAGTTGTCTGAAG ATGTTCAAACTAGAAGATGTAGCAATGGGCATATGGGTTAACGAAATGAAGAAGGGTGGCTTACCCATCAGATATGAAACAAATGAAAGGATTTACATTGATGGATGCAAGGAGGGGTACATTGTTGCTCATTATCAAGAACCAAGGAATATGCTATGCATGTGGGAGAAACTCCTAAGGACAAATCAAGCAACATGCTGCAACTAA